In one window of Frigoriglobus tundricola DNA:
- the truD gene encoding tRNA pseudouridine(13) synthase TruD has protein sequence MKLKQRPDDFRVEELTDAVAGPEGEFALYRLDKTGWTTPDALAAVRRRWQIDPRRLSYGGLKDRHAVTTQHLTILRGPERNLAHERVTVTYLGRRAEPFTAADIRANRFTVVLRSMSVAAVPSAEAALREVAVAGVPNYFDDQRFGSVGESNEFGRGARGEPVGGSTPPEGTRGARGEPVGGSTPPEGTRGARGEPVGGSTPEGTRGARGEPVGGSTPEGTRGARGEPAEGSTPERATNSGVEPMEGSTPEFVAKEMVFGRFERALWLALAAPYEFDRADMKREKAVLVELWGRWAECQAKLPKGHARSLVSYLAAHPTDFKGAVVRLRPELQGLYLSAYQSYLWNKMLAAWLTNTLGPAHLTDVELKLGRVPAPVRVPDEHRAAWESLTLPLPSARVKPEPGAPWVPIVEDVLKTEGLTLAELKVKGMQKPFFSKGGRAACVRPENLTHANEADELNKGRRKLTLRFDLPRGSYATMLVKRVTLAN, from the coding sequence ATGAAACTGAAACAGCGACCGGACGACTTCCGCGTCGAAGAACTGACCGACGCCGTGGCCGGTCCGGAGGGCGAGTTCGCCCTCTACCGGCTCGACAAAACCGGGTGGACGACGCCCGATGCACTCGCCGCGGTCCGCCGCCGGTGGCAGATCGACCCCCGGCGCCTCAGTTACGGCGGTCTCAAGGACCGGCACGCGGTCACCACGCAGCACCTCACGATCCTCAGGGGGCCGGAACGCAACCTCGCACACGAGCGGGTCACGGTCACCTATCTGGGCCGACGCGCCGAGCCGTTTACGGCCGCCGACATCCGCGCCAACCGGTTCACTGTCGTCTTGCGGTCCATGAGCGTCGCCGCGGTGCCATCTGCTGAGGCCGCCTTGCGCGAAGTCGCGGTCGCGGGCGTTCCGAACTATTTCGACGACCAGCGGTTCGGTTCCGTCGGGGAGTCGAATGAGTTCGGGAGGGGGGCGCGGGGGGAACCTGTGGGAGGTTCCACCCCCCCCGAAGGTACGAGGGGGGCGCGGGGGGAACCTGTGGGAGGTTCCACCCCCCCCGAAGGTACGAGGGGGGCGCGGGGGGAACCTGTGGGAGGTTCCACCCCCGAAGGTACGAGGGGGGCGCGGGGGGAACCTGTGGGAGGTTCCACCCCCGAAGGTACGAGGGGGGCGCGGGGGGAACCTGCGGAAGGTTCCACTCCTGAACGCGCAACGAATTCGGGCGTGGAACCTATGGAAGGTTCCACGCCCGAATTCGTTGCGAAGGAGATGGTGTTCGGTCGGTTCGAGCGCGCACTCTGGCTCGCACTCGCGGCGCCGTACGAGTTCGACCGCGCCGACATGAAGCGCGAGAAGGCCGTTCTCGTGGAACTTTGGGGGCGGTGGGCCGAGTGTCAGGCGAAACTCCCGAAAGGACACGCCCGGAGCCTGGTGAGCTACCTTGCGGCGCACCCGACGGACTTTAAAGGCGCGGTCGTACGCCTGCGCCCGGAACTTCAGGGCTTGTACCTTTCCGCCTACCAGAGTTACCTCTGGAACAAAATGCTCGCGGCGTGGCTGACGAACACCCTCGGTCCCGCGCACCTGACGGACGTCGAACTCAAGCTCGGCCGCGTGCCGGCGCCGGTGCGCGTCCCCGACGAACACCGCGCCGCATGGGAATCGCTGACCCTGCCGCTGCCATCTGCGCGCGTGAAGCCCGAACCCGGCGCGCCGTGGGTACCGATTGTGGAGGACGTGCTGAAAACCGAAGGGCTGACGCTCGCGGAGTTGAAGGTGAAGGGGATGCAGAAGCCGTTTTTCTCGAAGGGCGGCCGGGCGGCGTGCGTGCGCCCGGAGAACTTGACTCACGCGAACGAGGCGGACGAGCTCAACAAGGGCCGCCGAAAGCTCACGCTCCGCTTCGACCTGCCGCGCGGGAGCTACGCGACGATGTTGGTGAAGCGGGTCACGCTCGCAAATTGA
- a CDS encoding nuclear transport factor 2 family protein has product MSIQENVQIVKDFFSALSRRDKQGLLALSAEDIEWIIPGEDWPLAGTHRGHAGLETVLQKANETVETSYPEPPEFVTQGDRVLVVGFARGRIIATNRTFEDHWVFAITVRNGKLTNIREYIDTQALARAASPRPLPIGTDATRNDS; this is encoded by the coding sequence ATGAGTATCCAAGAGAACGTCCAGATTGTGAAGGACTTTTTTTCGGCACTCAGCCGCCGCGATAAGCAAGGTCTGCTGGCGTTGTCTGCGGAAGATATCGAGTGGATCATTCCGGGCGAGGACTGGCCGCTGGCCGGCACGCACCGCGGGCACGCGGGATTGGAGACGGTACTTCAGAAGGCTAACGAAACGGTGGAAACCTCCTACCCAGAGCCTCCCGAGTTCGTAACGCAGGGCGACCGGGTTCTGGTCGTCGGCTTCGCAAGGGGGAGAATCATAGCCACAAATAGGACGTTCGAGGACCATTGGGTCTTCGCCATTACCGTTCGAAATGGCAAACTGACGAACATCCGGGAGTATATCGACACGCAAGCACTGGCGCGGGCCGCGAGCCCCAGGCCCTTACCCATAGGGACCGATGCCACACGAAACGATTCGTAA
- a CDS encoding DUF429 domain-containing protein, whose translation MVTHFWQNVYCDLVRPLAATPGTAVLPFQYRKLPRAKRVAVECGPTSVLKKHGLTHQNYKQPKGGPLTPLRRRTRHAILAGLGRWVRISDRHRRAIMRNPGADALDAVIAAAGPLHEFREADHAAMARHDHFPREGRAYV comes from the coding sequence GTGGTCACGCACTTTTGGCAAAATGTCTACTGCGACCTCGTCAGGCCGCTCGCGGCCACACCCGGCACCGCGGTCCTCCCGTTCCAGTACCGCAAGTTGCCGCGGGCGAAACGGGTCGCGGTGGAGTGCGGCCCGACCTCCGTGCTGAAGAAGCACGGGCTCACGCACCAGAACTACAAGCAGCCCAAGGGCGGGCCGCTCACGCCGCTCCGGCGCCGAACGCGCCACGCGATCCTGGCGGGGCTGGGCCGATGGGTGCGGATCAGCGACCGGCACCGGCGCGCGATCATGCGCAACCCCGGCGCAGACGCCCTGGACGCGGTGATCGCCGCGGCCGGGCCGCTCCACGAGTTCCGCGAAGCCGACCACGCCGCCATGGCCCGGCACGACCACTTCCCCCGCGAGGGCCGCGCGTACGTTTAG
- a CDS encoding Gfo/Idh/MocA family protein has product MIRIGIVGIGFMGRIHFLASQRLTGAKVAAICSRDAAKRAGDWRTTRGNFGPEPGHVDLTGVKTYETLEQMLADPDIDLVDICTVTDQHTPIALAALKAGKHVLVEKAIALSPADADAMVAAAQAAGKLLMVAHVLPFFPEFKFAAGVIASGQYGNVLAAHFKRVIAKPDWSADIGDTAKTGGPAVDLHIHDTHFIGLVCGVPKHVFSVGTLEGDAVTYLTTSYLYGPGGPAVTCSSGALSMSGRPFVHGYEIFLEKATLLYDSGGTPLTLLTADGKATQPELAGGADPISAFTDELQAAVNGVSSGKEPDLLSGKLARDALVLCHRECESVKTGKPIAVG; this is encoded by the coding sequence ATGATTCGGATCGGAATCGTCGGAATCGGCTTCATGGGCCGGATTCACTTCCTCGCGAGCCAGCGGCTCACCGGCGCGAAAGTCGCCGCGATTTGCAGTCGCGACGCCGCGAAGCGCGCCGGCGACTGGCGCACCACGCGCGGGAACTTCGGCCCGGAACCGGGGCACGTCGATCTCACCGGCGTGAAGACCTACGAGACGCTGGAACAGATGCTCGCGGACCCGGACATCGACCTCGTTGACATCTGCACCGTCACCGACCAGCACACCCCGATCGCCCTCGCGGCCCTCAAAGCCGGGAAGCACGTTCTGGTCGAGAAGGCCATCGCGTTGTCGCCCGCCGATGCGGACGCGATGGTGGCCGCCGCCCAGGCCGCGGGCAAGTTGCTGATGGTCGCGCACGTGCTGCCGTTCTTCCCGGAGTTCAAGTTCGCCGCCGGTGTGATCGCGAGCGGCCAGTACGGGAACGTCCTCGCCGCGCACTTCAAGCGCGTGATCGCCAAGCCGGACTGGTCCGCTGATATCGGCGACACCGCAAAGACCGGCGGACCGGCCGTTGATCTGCACATCCACGACACGCACTTCATCGGCCTCGTCTGCGGCGTGCCGAAACACGTGTTCTCGGTGGGCACGCTCGAAGGCGATGCGGTGACGTATCTCACCACCTCGTACCTCTACGGGCCCGGCGGGCCGGCGGTGACGTGTTCGAGCGGCGCGCTCAGCATGAGCGGCCGACCGTTCGTTCACGGCTACGAGATCTTCCTGGAGAAGGCGACGCTGCTTTACGACTCCGGCGGCACCCCGTTGACGCTGCTCACGGCGGACGGGAAAGCCACGCAACCGGAGCTGGCGGGGGGAGCGGACCCCATTTCGGCGTTCACGGATGAGTTGCAAGCCGCGGTCAACGGCGTGAGCAGTGGGAAGGAGCCGGACCTGTTAAGTGGCAAACTGGCGCGGGATGCGCTGGTTCTCTGTCACCGCGAGTGCGAATCCGTGAAGACGGGTAAACCGATTGCCGTCGGTTAA
- a CDS encoding DUF429 domain-containing protein yields MPEFAAVYGVDFSGAKRAGDTIWVAELVPTKSSHRLVSLRSLTAICGTAERADALAHLVGMVRESEDALWGFDFPFGLPLELFPDGTPWHDHFTFLGAWGEEAYACGLECVRRAVERFQRKHLRRATDGEAKAPFDAFHYRMIYQTFYGMRDVIGPLRQTRGTAILPFHYPKLRRAKRVLVECCPGSVLKRVGAPHQNYKQPKGGPLTRKRRLTRHTILGWLAGEVRFDDRFRRVMMRNPGGDAMDAVIAAVGAARAVGAADHRAIARHPRYRLEGHLYV; encoded by the coding sequence TTGCCGGAGTTCGCAGCGGTGTACGGGGTGGACTTCTCGGGGGCGAAGCGGGCCGGCGACACGATCTGGGTCGCGGAGCTGGTGCCGACGAAGTCGTCGCACCGCCTCGTCTCGCTCCGCTCGCTGACCGCGATCTGCGGCACGGCCGAGCGGGCGGACGCACTCGCCCACCTGGTCGGAATGGTCCGCGAGTCGGAAGACGCGCTCTGGGGCTTCGACTTCCCCTTCGGCCTGCCGCTCGAACTGTTCCCCGACGGGACGCCCTGGCACGACCACTTCACGTTCCTCGGCGCGTGGGGCGAGGAGGCGTACGCGTGCGGGCTGGAGTGCGTCCGGCGGGCGGTCGAGCGGTTCCAGCGGAAGCACCTGCGGCGGGCGACGGACGGGGAGGCCAAGGCGCCGTTCGACGCGTTTCATTATCGAATGATTTATCAGACGTTCTACGGCATGCGGGACGTGATCGGCCCGCTGCGGCAGACGCGGGGCACGGCGATCCTGCCCTTCCATTACCCGAAACTTCGACGCGCCAAGCGGGTGCTGGTCGAGTGCTGCCCCGGCTCGGTGCTCAAGCGGGTGGGCGCACCCCACCAGAACTACAAGCAGCCGAAGGGTGGCCCGTTGACCCGGAAGCGGCGGCTCACCCGCCACACGATCCTGGGGTGGCTCGCCGGCGAGGTGCGGTTCGACGACCGGTTCCGGCGGGTAATGATGCGAAACCCTGGCGGCGACGCGATGGACGCGGTCATCGCCGCCGTCGGTGCGGCGCGGGCGGTCGGGGCGGCCGACCACCGCGCCATCGCGCGGCACCCCCGGTACCGGCTCGAGGGGCACCTGTACGTGTGA
- a CDS encoding SDR family oxidoreductase, which yields MHVFVTGGTGHIGSYIIPELIAAGHEVTGLARSDKSAAAVSALGAKVRRGDVSDLDGLKAAAAESDGVIHVAHRQDLLPSGGIDAVAAAELQIVLAYGEALAGTGKPLVVSGSLGSPTNLGWPAPGAHLLGRPATEEDPALPPGGGEYKGSLRVRNIVERTVIGLAERGVRSSIVRIPPIAHSTTDSAGFLPLLIGLGKAKGVIGYPGDGSNLWPAVHSRDLASLFCLALEKGPAGKNWHGIEGEGIRFREIAEAIGSRLGLPAVSIPADVLMLPGYFGFLANLVTLSLPASNLITRQTLGWEPAQPGLLEDLDNGHYFPPAS from the coding sequence GTGCACGTTTTTGTCACTGGCGGAACCGGCCATATTGGTTCGTACATCATCCCCGAGCTCATTGCCGCCGGCCACGAGGTCACCGGCTTGGCCAGGTCGGACAAGTCCGCGGCGGCGGTGTCCGCGCTCGGCGCCAAGGTGCGTCGCGGGGATGTTTCCGACCTCGATGGGCTCAAGGCGGCGGCGGCGGAGTCCGACGGCGTCATCCACGTCGCGCACAGGCAAGACCTGCTTCCCTCCGGTGGGATTGACGCCGTGGCCGCCGCGGAGCTCCAGATCGTGCTCGCGTACGGCGAGGCACTGGCCGGAACCGGGAAGCCGCTGGTCGTGTCGGGCAGCCTCGGCTCGCCCACGAACTTAGGCTGGCCGGCCCCTGGGGCCCACCTCTTGGGACGACCGGCGACCGAGGAGGATCCCGCCCTTCCCCCCGGCGGCGGTGAGTACAAGGGTTCCCTGCGGGTTCGTAACATCGTGGAGCGCACCGTAATCGGCCTTGCGGAGCGGGGCGTGCGGTCCTCGATCGTGCGGATTCCTCCCATCGCGCACAGCACGACCGATAGTGCCGGCTTCCTCCCGCTGCTGATCGGGCTCGGGAAGGCGAAGGGCGTCATCGGCTACCCCGGAGACGGCTCGAACCTGTGGCCGGCCGTGCACAGCCGCGACCTCGCGTCCTTGTTCTGCCTGGCGCTGGAGAAAGGCCCGGCGGGCAAAAATTGGCACGGGATTGAGGGCGAGGGCATCCGGTTCCGCGAGATCGCAGAGGCCATTGGCAGCCGTCTGGGCCTGCCGGCCGTGAGCATTCCCGCGGACGTACTGATGCTGCCGGGTTACTTCGGGTTCCTCGCGAATTTGGTCACGCTGAGCCTCCCGGCGTCCAACCTCATCACCCGCCAGACGCTGGGCTGGGAACCCGCGCAGCCCGGCCTGCTCGAGGACCTGGACAACGGCCATTACTTCCCCCCTGCCAGCTGA
- a CDS encoding TetR/AcrR family transcriptional regulator codes for MRADAKKNYSHLLSVARDVVSEHGTDASMRDIARRAGVGLATLLRHFPTREALFEALLRMNLEALTQKAGELETSHPPDEALVSWFREGVAFVQRYSGVVALMASAHADPDSALYATCVAVHSAGARLLLRAQAEGTARADMVGDDLFALMSALAWLVGQPSFAPRAEHLFHVIASAILSNRSSNAAPPTTHSSIPEP; via the coding sequence ATGCGAGCCGACGCCAAAAAAAATTACAGCCATCTACTTTCAGTCGCGCGTGACGTCGTCTCCGAGCACGGTACCGATGCGTCCATGCGAGATATCGCCCGTCGGGCCGGCGTCGGGTTGGCCACACTGCTCCGTCATTTCCCGACGCGAGAAGCCTTGTTCGAAGCGTTGTTGCGTATGAATCTGGAGGCACTGACGCAGAAGGCCGGCGAACTCGAAACGTCGCATCCGCCTGACGAAGCGCTCGTGTCCTGGTTTCGCGAAGGGGTGGCTTTCGTCCAAAGATATAGTGGCGTTGTCGCCTTGATGGCGAGCGCCCACGCGGACCCGGACTCCGCGCTTTACGCGACATGCGTAGCGGTGCACTCGGCGGGCGCGCGACTATTGCTCCGTGCCCAGGCCGAAGGAACGGCGCGCGCCGATATGGTTGGGGACGACCTGTTCGCACTGATGTCGGCGCTCGCCTGGCTCGTCGGCCAACCCTCATTCGCGCCACGGGCCGAGCATCTCTTTCACGTTATCGCGAGCGCCATCCTGTCAAATCGGTCGAGCAATGCCGCACCGCCAACAACGCACAGCTCGATTCCGGAGCCGTAG
- a CDS encoding NADPH-dependent F420 reductase, which produces MRMSTISIIGSGGMAAAIGGLAAKAGHTVEVMGRDAAKARALAEQLGAGATTGTFGAAPAGDIVILAVPYPAVLDVVKRYGEGLAGKLLVDITNPIKSDFTGFLTPEDSFGAQEIAKAAPANADIVKAFNTLFPHVLAAGPVEGRPLDVFIAGDDARAKARVSAFIESLGLRPMDVGELPMARTLEHACMLMLGLLTHSVKHTNFSLGVRLLG; this is translated from the coding sequence CTGCGCATGAGCACTATCAGCATCATCGGCTCAGGTGGCATGGCCGCAGCTATCGGCGGCCTTGCTGCCAAGGCCGGACACACCGTCGAGGTGATGGGTCGCGACGCGGCCAAGGCCCGGGCGCTGGCCGAACAGCTCGGCGCCGGCGCGACGACCGGAACGTTCGGTGCCGCCCCGGCCGGGGACATCGTCATCCTGGCGGTTCCCTACCCAGCCGTTCTCGACGTGGTGAAGCGGTACGGCGAAGGGCTGGCAGGCAAGCTCCTCGTCGACATCACCAACCCCATCAAATCCGACTTCACGGGCTTTTTGACCCCTGAGGACAGTTTCGGCGCGCAGGAGATCGCCAAGGCCGCCCCTGCCAATGCGGATATCGTCAAGGCGTTTAACACACTGTTCCCCCACGTCCTGGCGGCCGGTCCAGTCGAGGGCCGCCCCTTGGACGTGTTCATCGCCGGGGACGACGCACGGGCGAAGGCACGCGTCTCGGCGTTCATCGAGAGCCTCGGACTGCGCCCGATGGACGTTGGGGAACTGCCCATGGCGCGGACGCTGGAGCACGCCTGCATGCTGATGCTGGGCCTCCTCACCCACTCCGTCAAGCACACCAACTTCTCACTCGGCGTCCGCCTTCTCGGCTGA
- a CDS encoding winged helix-turn-helix transcriptional regulator, with protein sequence MKPTHEENVRSHCAVNYGVEIFGDRWSLLIVRDIVFAGKKTYGEFLKSEEGIATNVLASRLAFLEEQGILSKSPNPDDRRKDFYALTEKGLDLIPIALNIVLWSAKYDSKSDVRRCEEFVARLSRSPVQVSEEVKALVRNGGCLFPENKA encoded by the coding sequence ATGAAGCCGACCCATGAAGAAAACGTTCGGTCCCATTGCGCAGTGAACTACGGTGTCGAGATCTTCGGCGACCGGTGGTCGCTCTTGATCGTTCGCGACATCGTTTTTGCTGGCAAGAAGACGTACGGCGAGTTTCTAAAATCGGAAGAGGGAATTGCGACCAATGTGCTTGCTTCCCGCCTTGCCTTTCTTGAGGAGCAAGGAATTCTCTCGAAGTCGCCCAACCCCGACGACAGGCGCAAGGACTTTTATGCTCTGACCGAGAAGGGCCTGGACCTCATTCCCATCGCGCTTAACATCGTCCTTTGGAGCGCGAAGTACGATTCGAAGTCGGACGTGCGGCGCTGCGAGGAATTCGTTGCTCGATTAAGTCGAAGCCCCGTGCAGGTGAGCGAAGAGGTGAAGGCGCTGGTCCGCAATGGCGGATGTCTCTTTCCTGAGAACAAGGCATGA
- a CDS encoding SDR family oxidoreductase: protein MLTVEKSGKREQAVGRRADGRIVAPDEVANAAVFLASDGSSYGSGIELCVVGGAALLDRFDRMALAIT from the coding sequence ATGCTCACGGTCGAAAAGAGCGGGAAGCGGGAGCAAGCCGTGGGCCGCCGCGCCGATGGCCGGATTGTCGCGCCGGACGAGGTCGCGAACGCCGCAGTGTTTCTCGCCTCCGATGGCAGCAGCTACGGCTCCGGAATCGAGCTGTGCGTTGTTGGCGGTGCGGCATTGCTCGACCGATTTGACAGGATGGCGCTCGCGATAACGTGA
- a CDS encoding SDR family NAD(P)-dependent oxidoreductase, translating into MNRLNGKTAVITGGATGIGLAAAKRFIKEGAFVFIFGRRQEALDAAVADLGPSARAVKGSVSDLADLDRLYAAVKNERGTLDIVFANAGAGTQFPLGKITAEHIDETFDTNVKGTIFTVQKALPLMGKGGSIILTGSSAGTTGAPTMSVYSASKAAVRNLARTWAEDLKGTGIRVNVLSPGPTATELARAALGEEGMKVYASMNPLQRMADPAEIGAAAAFLASQDSSFMTASELAVDGGLAQI; encoded by the coding sequence ATGAACCGACTGAATGGAAAGACCGCCGTGATCACCGGCGGCGCTACCGGCATCGGCCTCGCCGCTGCAAAGCGATTCATCAAGGAGGGCGCCTTCGTCTTCATCTTCGGCCGCCGGCAGGAAGCGCTCGACGCCGCTGTGGCCGACCTCGGACCCAGTGCCCGCGCGGTGAAGGGCTCGGTCTCCGATCTGGCCGACCTCGACCGACTCTATGCGGCGGTGAAGAACGAGCGCGGAACCCTCGACATCGTCTTCGCCAATGCCGGGGCGGGGACCCAGTTTCCGCTCGGCAAGATCACCGCCGAGCACATTGACGAAACCTTCGACACCAATGTGAAGGGTACGATCTTCACGGTCCAGAAGGCGCTGCCGCTGATGGGCAAGGGCGGTTCGATCATCCTGACCGGATCGAGTGCCGGCACCACGGGCGCCCCGACAATGAGCGTCTACAGCGCGAGCAAGGCGGCGGTGCGCAACCTCGCGCGGACCTGGGCGGAGGACCTGAAGGGCACCGGCATCCGGGTAAATGTGCTGTCGCCCGGGCCGACGGCGACCGAACTCGCAAGGGCCGCGCTAGGCGAGGAGGGCATGAAGGTCTACGCCTCAATGAATCCGCTCCAGCGCATGGCCGATCCGGCGGAGATCGGAGCGGCGGCGGCCTTTCTCGCGTCGCAGGACAGCAGCTTTATGACCGCCAGCGAACTCGCCGTCGACGGCGGCCTCGCGCAAATCTGA
- a CDS encoding alpha/beta fold hydrolase, translated as MSGKTWGIAAVLATVLANTGCVSCCHKTYKQARENAPECELPTPCRNQIYVFMMHGLTPSTSSGLDALRTKLGESGFAKVGVGELASALEIVCEIKDIYKCDPDAKFVLIGYDLGGGAAQCLARELSARGVPIEGLVLLDPLACGEPCGARTLLITSGSTFSSAPCSDRLAVPDASHYRLPAHPSTVAAITEMLKDLATRNWHPAPDPVPEFTYPLAPEMRPVLQSRPGEEWDFLCDRQGAVPSINTRTVTRPVPAQAPVPTAATAGPVVIKP; from the coding sequence ATGAGCGGGAAGACCTGGGGAATTGCGGCCGTTCTGGCAACGGTACTCGCTAACACCGGCTGCGTCTCCTGCTGCCACAAGACCTACAAGCAGGCCCGCGAGAACGCCCCGGAGTGCGAACTGCCGACCCCGTGCCGCAATCAGATCTACGTGTTCATGATGCACGGCCTGACCCCCTCGACCAGTTCCGGCCTTGACGCGCTCAGGACGAAACTCGGTGAGAGCGGCTTCGCGAAGGTGGGTGTGGGGGAACTGGCGTCGGCCCTCGAAATCGTCTGCGAGATCAAAGACATCTACAAGTGTGATCCGGACGCCAAGTTCGTGCTAATCGGCTACGACCTCGGCGGCGGAGCGGCGCAGTGCCTCGCCCGCGAGCTCTCCGCACGCGGCGTCCCGATCGAGGGACTCGTGCTACTGGACCCGCTCGCCTGCGGCGAACCGTGTGGCGCGCGAACCCTCCTCATCACGAGCGGCTCCACGTTTTCGTCCGCACCCTGCTCCGACCGATTGGCCGTACCGGACGCGAGCCACTACCGCCTGCCGGCGCACCCGTCCACAGTGGCCGCCATCACGGAAATGCTCAAGGATCTCGCGACACGCAACTGGCACCCGGCCCCCGATCCGGTACCGGAATTCACCTACCCGCTGGCCCCCGAGATGCGGCCCGTGCTCCAGAGCCGCCCCGGCGAAGAATGGGACTTCCTGTGCGACCGTCAGGGCGCGGTTCCCTCGATCAACACCCGGACCGTGACGCGCCCCGTACCGGCTCAGGCGCCGGTCCCGACCGCAGCCACCGCCGGGCCGGTCGTGATAAAGCCGTGA